In Alosa sapidissima isolate fAloSap1 chromosome 11, fAloSap1.pri, whole genome shotgun sequence, a single window of DNA contains:
- the hsd17b12a gene encoding very-long-chain 3-oxoacyl-CoA reductase-A, whose product MALDLLHSAETPFYWVGAFTTTSFLLWLLYKLITGIRIWVIGNGDLLSPKLGKWAVVTGATDGIGKSYAEELARRGFALMLISRSQERLDDVSQSLKSMYKVETKTIAVDFGGADIYPKIEAGLEGLEIGVLVNNVGISYSYPEFYLNIPDLENFITTMINVNITSVCHMTRLVLPRMVQRSKGVILNISSASGMYPVPLLTVYSASKAFVDFFSRGLHTEYKCKGIIIQSVLPFFVATKMTKIRKPTLDKPTPDRYVAAEVQTVGLEDQTNGYFPHAFMGWWSAVFAPIQLVLYLGARMNKAQRGGYLRRRKLR is encoded by the exons ATGGCGTTGGACTTGCTTCATTCTGCCGAAACGCCGTTTTACTGGGTCGGTGCATTTACCACGACCTCATTCTTGCTGTGGCTGCTCTATAAACTTATCACCGGCATTCGGATATGGGTTATTGGGAACGGAGATTTACTTTCTCCTAAATTGGGAAAATGGGCAG TTGTGACTGGCGCCACGGACGGCATTGGGAAATCCTACGCTGAGGAG cttGCTCGCAGAGGTTTTGCCTTGATGCTCATAAGTCGTTCCCAGGAGAGACTAGATGACGTCTCCCAATCACTCA AGAGCATGTACAAGGTGGAGACCAAGACCATAGCTGTGGACTTTGGAGGGGCGGACATCTACCCAAAGATTGAAGCCGGACTGGAAGGGCTGGAAATTGGAGTTCTGG TGAACAATGTTGGCATCTCTTACTCCTACCCAGAGTTTTACCTGAATATACCGGACTTGGAAAAC tTCATCACTACAATGATCAATGTCAACATCACCTCCGTGTGTCAT ATGACTCGTTTGGTGCTGCCCAGAATGGTTCAGAG GTCCAAAGGTGTGATTCTGAACATCTCCTCAGCCAGTGGCATGTATCCTGTTCCACTGCTGACTGTGTACTCCGCCTCCAAG GCCTTTGTGGACTTTTTCTCTCGTGGACTCCATACTGAGTACAAGTGCAAGGGCATCATTATCCAG AGTGTTCTCCCCTTCTTTGTGGCCACCAAGATGACCAAGATCAGGAAGCCCACCCTGGACAAGCCCACTCCTGATCGTTATGTTGCTGCTGAGGTGCAAACCGTCGGACTGGAAGATCAAACCAATGGTTATTTCCCCCACGCGTTTATG GGCTGGTGGTCTGCTGTCTTCGCACCCATCCAACTGGTTCTCTACCTCGGTGCGCGGATGAACAAGGCTCAGCGTGGAGGTTACCTGAGGAGGAGAAAACTGAGATAA